A single region of the Austwickia chelonae genome encodes:
- a CDS encoding MMPL family transporter, translated as MSSAPDPAPTRDRHRVHPALTRRGAWISALVTLLALISLVGALRGATNETPSRQVPDTAESAQVDALRERFADARLATVIAVTTRTDAGTLTAEDQAAGARLVEKLTRSSAHPARGPIPSQDGKAAIVLVPVERAAHNTTMRESVERLRQDARDATPEGLQVQITGGPAFGADIAGAFAGADLRLLMVTIGVVALLLLLTYRSPVLLLLPLTVVGLADQAAAGAAARLGSQFGWQFDAGILSVLVFGAGTNYALLLISRYREELRRTEDHREALTTAWRAGVGAIVASNVTVVLALLCLALASLPATRGLGMASAVGLALALPAVLFVLPPALAVVGRAAFWPLVPRPVPAEVPSCDARPGLFERTAAAVVRRPLAVLLASLAVLAVLTTGMIGTRIGLSQAEKFRVTSESANGLSTLSAHFPAGESQPHTVVARAEAAAELTAALKQVPGIVRVTPTGTSVDGQLVRLSAVGTAAPDTEEAFSAVRALRETSRALPAAQALVGGPTATELDSRDTGRRDLLLVAPLILLVALVVLVALLQSLVAPLLLTLVNVLSALAAIGAGTFVGTHLFAFPALDAHLPLLAFLFLVALGIDYTIFLAHRIRHEATVHGTVTGTVRAVSATGVVITSAGLVLAAVFAALGMLPLVVLGQLGLVVGLGVLIDTLFVRTIVVPALFALVGDSMWRPGRLA; from the coding sequence ATGTCGTCCGCACCTGATCCCGCCCCCACCCGAGACCGCCACCGCGTTCACCCGGCACTGACCCGTCGCGGAGCGTGGATCTCGGCGTTGGTCACTCTCCTCGCCCTGATCTCCCTCGTCGGGGCACTACGCGGCGCCACCAACGAGACTCCCTCCCGACAGGTCCCCGACACTGCCGAATCAGCCCAAGTGGACGCGCTACGCGAGCGCTTCGCCGATGCCCGTCTCGCCACCGTCATCGCCGTCACGACCCGCACCGACGCAGGTACCCTCACCGCTGAAGACCAGGCAGCCGGTGCTCGGCTCGTCGAGAAACTCACCCGCAGCAGTGCGCATCCCGCGCGCGGCCCCATCCCCAGCCAGGACGGCAAAGCTGCCATCGTCCTCGTCCCCGTGGAACGAGCCGCGCACAACACCACTATGCGAGAGTCCGTCGAACGCCTCCGCCAGGACGCCCGCGATGCCACTCCCGAAGGGCTCCAGGTCCAGATCACCGGCGGGCCGGCCTTCGGCGCCGATATCGCCGGGGCCTTCGCCGGTGCCGATCTGCGGCTGCTCATGGTCACCATCGGTGTCGTCGCGCTTCTCCTGCTCCTCACCTACCGCTCCCCGGTGCTTCTACTACTGCCCCTGACCGTCGTCGGGCTGGCCGATCAGGCTGCGGCGGGAGCAGCGGCTCGGCTGGGCAGTCAGTTCGGATGGCAGTTCGACGCAGGCATCCTGTCCGTCCTCGTCTTCGGAGCCGGGACCAACTATGCGCTCCTGCTGATCTCCCGTTATCGGGAAGAGCTGCGCCGGACCGAAGACCACCGGGAGGCGCTGACCACGGCCTGGCGGGCCGGGGTGGGCGCCATCGTCGCCAGCAATGTGACCGTCGTCCTGGCCCTGCTCTGCTTGGCTCTGGCAAGCCTGCCCGCGACCCGGGGGCTCGGGATGGCTTCCGCTGTCGGGCTCGCTCTCGCGCTACCTGCGGTGCTCTTCGTCCTGCCGCCTGCGCTGGCAGTCGTCGGCCGGGCCGCTTTCTGGCCGCTCGTCCCCCGGCCTGTTCCGGCCGAGGTGCCTTCCTGCGATGCCCGTCCTGGCCTCTTCGAGCGGACCGCGGCCGCGGTCGTACGTCGGCCACTCGCCGTCCTACTCGCCTCTCTGGCTGTCCTCGCCGTCCTGACCACGGGGATGATCGGCACCCGGATCGGGCTCAGCCAAGCCGAGAAGTTCCGGGTCACCTCCGAGTCCGCGAACGGGCTGAGCACTCTGTCTGCGCATTTTCCCGCCGGAGAATCTCAGCCGCATACCGTCGTCGCCCGTGCCGAGGCAGCTGCAGAGCTCACTGCAGCCCTGAAGCAGGTCCCCGGCATCGTCCGAGTCACCCCGACAGGTACCTCCGTCGACGGTCAGCTCGTCCGGCTGTCCGCCGTGGGCACCGCAGCCCCTGACACCGAGGAGGCTTTCAGCGCCGTACGTGCCCTGCGAGAAACCTCCCGCGCCCTTCCCGCTGCTCAGGCTCTGGTCGGTGGACCCACCGCCACCGAGCTCGACTCCCGAGACACCGGGCGCCGGGATCTGCTCCTCGTCGCCCCGCTGATTCTCCTCGTGGCTCTCGTCGTCCTGGTCGCGCTGCTGCAATCGCTGGTGGCGCCCCTACTGCTCACCCTGGTCAACGTGCTCAGTGCGCTGGCAGCCATCGGTGCCGGCACCTTCGTGGGCACCCACCTGTTCGCCTTCCCCGCGCTCGACGCCCATCTGCCGCTACTGGCTTTCCTCTTCCTGGTGGCTCTCGGTATCGATTACACGATCTTCCTGGCCCATCGCATTCGTCACGAGGCCACGGTCCACGGCACCGTGACCGGCACGGTCCGGGCCGTCTCCGCCACCGGGGTCGTCATCACCAGCGCCGGTTTGGTCCTCGCCGCGGTCTTCGCCGCCCTGGGCATGCTGCCCCTGGTGGTGCTCGGTCAGCTGGGTCTTGTCGTCGGGCTGGGCGTGCTGATCGACACCCTGTTCGTCCGCACCATCGTGGTCCCGGCGCTGTTCGCACTGGTAGGTGACTCCATGTGGCGGCCTGGACGGCTAGCGTGA
- a CDS encoding sensor histidine kinase, with protein MGGLSRSTVETGHERTGAARALVAGQHALFALLMALAVIRSAVHEARPWWVVVAAAAVSGWYVLGVPLSRRARLRPLPVWCVPGWFFVLVTSWVGLLVFSREFSWVAFALYLLAMHVLPLRWALSAVVAIMAAVLVAQPDGPAGPGQVIGPVVGALVAVGIAVGYQRVIAESEERRRLLADLVSAQEDLVAAHDELAQAQRRAGALSERARLARDIHDTLAQGFSSIILLSRAGLGDLSSPDVDQRRALLAQIETVAVENLDEARRVVHALTPAPLEETPLPAALRRLITRFQEQCGIEAGITVDGNVQVIPASHEIALLRFAQGALANVRQHSRADRVAVTLSYLPESTGLDVVDDGIGFALEEARRGTVESRRPDGSGFGLRAMRERLADVNGTVVVETEPGEGTALSAMIPLPGSPGPSPSGKEER; from the coding sequence ATGGGTGGGCTGAGCCGGAGCACCGTGGAAACCGGACATGAGCGAACCGGCGCGGCAAGAGCCCTCGTCGCCGGACAGCATGCGCTCTTCGCCCTGCTGATGGCCTTGGCGGTGATCCGCAGCGCCGTCCACGAAGCTCGCCCTTGGTGGGTGGTCGTCGCTGCGGCAGCCGTGTCCGGATGGTACGTCCTCGGTGTTCCGCTGAGCCGTCGGGCACGTCTCAGGCCGTTGCCGGTCTGGTGCGTGCCGGGCTGGTTCTTCGTCCTGGTCACCAGCTGGGTGGGTCTCCTGGTCTTCTCCCGTGAGTTCTCCTGGGTGGCTTTCGCCCTCTATCTGCTGGCCATGCACGTACTTCCCCTTCGATGGGCGCTGTCCGCTGTGGTCGCGATCATGGCTGCCGTGCTTGTCGCCCAACCGGATGGCCCTGCCGGGCCGGGGCAGGTCATCGGCCCTGTTGTGGGCGCTCTCGTCGCGGTCGGCATCGCTGTCGGCTACCAGCGGGTCATCGCCGAATCGGAGGAGAGACGCCGTCTGCTGGCCGACCTGGTCTCCGCTCAGGAAGATCTCGTGGCCGCGCACGACGAGCTCGCCCAAGCCCAGCGCCGGGCCGGTGCTCTGTCCGAACGGGCACGTCTCGCCCGGGACATCCACGACACTCTCGCTCAAGGGTTTTCTTCGATCATCCTGCTGAGCCGCGCCGGGCTGGGCGATCTGTCCTCTCCGGACGTCGATCAGCGCCGGGCATTGCTCGCCCAGATCGAGACCGTGGCCGTGGAGAACCTCGACGAGGCCCGCCGGGTCGTCCATGCCCTCACTCCGGCTCCGTTGGAGGAGACCCCGTTGCCTGCTGCTCTCAGACGGCTCATCACCCGTTTCCAGGAACAGTGCGGTATCGAGGCCGGAATCACCGTCGACGGAAATGTGCAGGTCATTCCGGCCAGCCACGAGATCGCGCTCCTGCGCTTCGCTCAAGGCGCGCTGGCCAACGTTCGTCAGCATTCCCGCGCAGACCGGGTCGCGGTCACGCTGAGCTATCTTCCCGAATCCACCGGACTCGACGTGGTCGACGACGGAATCGGCTTCGCCCTGGAGGAAGCTCGGCGGGGGACCGTGGAGAGCCGGCGTCCTGACGGTTCCGGCTTCGGGTTACGCGCCATGCGAGAACGCCTGGCCGATGTCAACGGCACCGTAGTCGTCGAGACCGAGCCCGGCGAAGGGACAGCGCTGTCCGCGATGATCCCTTTGCCTGGGTCCCCTGGTCCCTCACCATCCGGGAAGGAAGAACGGTGA